In one Pungitius pungitius chromosome 13, fPunPun2.1, whole genome shotgun sequence genomic region, the following are encoded:
- the LOC119214143 gene encoding glycine N-acyltransferase-like protein 3: MKILNKEELQIAEGVLLKHFPGSLKVYGFIYGINRKKPSTLEIVVDAWPDFKVIICRPDPKNKHALDFMKRVTYYSMDEQILRKMLTEENAVDWSTSFLIGGFDASHATMLKEVSSDRRVNNEVYTMVHLLYLPDSSHLPTPAADSDLESRISSLSLSHIDLVNQTWKFGGNKQGYMNIKNLISHFPSCCITDGQGQPVSWILVYDYCALCLLYTLPGHRGRGYAKVLISTMARRLHTDGYPVYCFIEEENMVSYKLFKNLGFVEDPSYRAAWFEFNF, translated from the exons ATGAAGATCCTCAACAAAGAAGAACTACAGATCGCTGAAGGAGTTCTGCTGAAACACTTCCCCGGGAGTTTAAAG GTGTACGGTTTCATATATGGGATTAACAGGAAGAAACCAAGCACATTGGAGATCGTCGTTGATGCGTGGCCTGATTTTAAGGTTATCATTTGTCGACCTGACCCCAAG AACAAGCACGCTTTGGATTTCATGAAAAGGGTGACGTACTACAGCATGGATGAGCAGATTTTAAGGAAAATGCTGACAGAAGAGAATGCAGTTGATTGGAGCACATCCTTTCTCATCGGTG GATTTGACGCTTCACATGCAACCATGCTCAAAGAAGTGTCTTCTGACAGAAGAGTCAACAACGAAGTCTACACTATGGTGCATCTTCTGTATCTGCCAGACAGCAGTCATCTGCCCACACCAGCAGCTGACAG CGATCTTGAATCGAGGATTTCATCTCTTAGCCTTTCCCACATCGACTTGGTGAATCAAACTTGGAAGTTTGGAGGAAACAAGCAGGGTTACATGAACATTAAAAACCTCATCAGCCACTTCCCGTCATGCTGCATCACTGATGGCCAGGGTCAGCCCGTGTCCTGGATTCTGGTGTATGATTACTGTGCGTTGTGCTTATTATACACTCTGCCAGGGCACAGAGGGAGAGGTTACGCCAAAGTCCTGATCAGCACCATGGCCAGGAGACTCCACACTGATGGCTACCCAGTGTACTGCTTCATAGAGGAGGAGAACATGGTCTCCTACAAGCTCTTTAAAAACCTTGGCTTCGTTGAGGATCCCTCATACAGGGCGGCATGGTTTGAGTTCAACTTCTGA
- the cst3 gene encoding cystatin C (amyloid angiopathy and cerebral hemorrhage) codes for MWKLVFVIIAAAACVGSAVLVGGFQDIAVDDEGARDALNFAVAKHNRGSNDMYLSQVAEVTRVQRQLVAGFKYVITVEMAKSQCRKDHATDKCALQEGSGARAYECKFTVWTRSWLNDIQLLKEEC; via the exons ATGTGGAAGCTGGTTTTCGTGATCATCGCTGCGGCGGCCTGCGTCGGCTCAGCAGTCCTGGTTGGAGGGTTTCAGGACATCGCTGTCGACGACGAAGGTGCGCGGGACGCCCTCAACTTTGCCGTGGCCAAGCACAACAGAGGCAGCAACGATATGTACCTCAGCCAAGTGGCCGAAGTGACCAGGGTCCAGAGACAG TTGGTGGCTGGCTTCAAGTACGTAATAACTGTGGAAATGGCAAAGTCCCAGTGCAGAAAGGACCACGCGACTGATAAGTGTGCCCTCCAAGAAGGCTCAGGAGCTCGG GCCTACGAGTGCAAATTCACCGTGTGGACCCGCTCATGGCTTAATGACATCCAGTTGTTGAAGGAGGAATGCTAG
- the ephx5 gene encoding epoxide hydrolase 1, which yields MQRLQVLKGAFCGLDAIQQQLLIGSAVAAGGILIHLLYKRRQVKSIPLGEGWWGAGQKPVSEDEQIYPFEVQTSDEEIEDLHERIDRTRYAESLEDGCFHYGFNSTYLKKVVSYWRHKFDWKKQVAVLNKYPHFKTKIEGLNVHYVHVRPPPRENQKVVPLMLVHGWPGSFYEFYKMLPLLTENHDGLAFEVICPSMPGYGFSDAPHKQGFDSLAAARIFLTLMERLGFSQFYLQGGDWGSLITTNMSQMKPMCVKGLHLNMIKARMGFSVMFSLMIGPYLPFLVGFSREDVRRLFPFFEKNVWSFLRESGYFHIQATKPDTAGCGLNDSPVGLAAYILEKFSTWTNQRNRALADGGLERKFSLDDVLTNVMIYWTTGSIVSSMRFYKENFKSNPDKRRDAKVGITVPTGLAAFPEELMHCPKSWAQHRYRNIYSYTFMPRGGHFAAFEEPQLLANDIVQFVKKVEKF from the exons ATGCAGAGACTGCAGGTTTTGAA GGGAGCTTTCTGTGGCTTAGATGCAATCCAACAGCAGCTTCTGATTGGCTCAGCTGTGGCAGCAGGAGGAATACTCATACATCTGCTTTACAAGAGAAGACAAGTCAAAAGTATCCCTCTCGGTGAAGGGTGGTGGGGAGCAGGACAGAAGCCTGTGTCAGAAGATGAGCAAATCTATCCTTTTGAAGTGCAAACCTCAGATGAAGAGATTGAG GACCTCCATGAGCGCATTGACCGAACCCGCTACGCCGAATCTTTAGAAGATGGCTGCTTCCACTATGGCTTCAATTCCACATATCTCAAGAAAGTGGTTTCCTATTGGAGACACAAATTTGACTGGAAAAAGCAAGTGGCAGTACTTAACAAGTATCCACATTTCAAAACCAAAATCGAAG GCTTGAACGTGCACTACGTCCACGTGCGACCACCACCCCGCGAGAATCAGAAGGTTGTGCCTCTCATGCTGGTTCACGGCTGGCCTGGCTCCTTCTATGAGTTCTACAAGATGCTGCCGCTTCTCACGGAGAACCATGACGGTCTGGCGTTTGAGGTCATATGCCCGTCCATGCCTGGCTACGGTTTCTCAGATGCACCACACAAACAAG GATTTGACAGTCTCGCTGCCGCCCGCATTTTCCTGACACTGATGGAACGTTTGGGATTCTCCCAGTTCTATCTGCAGGGAGGAGACTGGGGCTCGCTCATCACCACCAACATGTCACAGATGAAGCCCAT GTGTGTTAAAGGTCTCCACTTGAACATGATTAAGGCAAGAATGGGGTTCTCCGTGATGTTTTCCCTCATGATTGGACCTTACCTGCCATTCCTGGTGGGCTTCAGTCGGGAAGACGTACGCCGATTGTTCCCTTTCTTTGAGAAGAATGTCTGGAGCTTCCTGAGGGAAAGTGGCTACTTTCACATCCAGGCCACCAAACCAGACACTGCAG GCTGTGGGCTGAATGACTCTCCCGTGGGCTTGGCGGCCTACATTTTGGAGAAGTTCTCCACCTGGACTAATCAGAGGAACAGAGCTCTGGCCGATGGAGGGCTGGAGAG GAAATTCAGCCTAGATGACGTCTTGACAAATGTCATGATCTACTGGACCACCGGCTCCATCGTCTCCTCCATGCGCTTCTACAAAGAGAACTTTAAGAGCAACCCTGACAAGAGAAGGGATGCAAA GGTAGGGATTACGGTGCCCACTGGACTTGCCGCCTTCCCCGAAGAGCTGATGCACTGCCCGAAGTCTTGGGCACAACATAGGTATCGGAACATCTACTCCTACACTTTCATGCCTCGAGGTGGTCACTTTGCCGCCTTTGAGGAGCCCCAGCTTCTAGCTAACGACATTGTCCAGTTTGTCAAAAAAGTAGAGAAGTTCTAA
- the mad2l1bp gene encoding MAD2L1-binding protein — MMQFGNNPAGTFKTMADDSNILKSTSSPHGSLVGSSITRRLSFSSEKDAITSEDPNTTSEKQTLRSAADASDSCALSAEVATQLSTEVVNTRLKVGNASQLKDVSLEHRLNPKRQVVYNAEDQENAALPSPAAPPGNTQEGDDPTFLATSLRDSSVTASKQHCNTEDIDSEPMRKAQDEGRVNVVFPGTVTQDGCCRFVSEILKCILYQRQQLPMTYDQLVYSQKKQQASMQDKDIISRRPDMDWRKSQQTLQELEEVLQQLEVLFSLSRVPRVLLILGGSLVLPKELYEINMEALVLAGGDKSLRVSSCLRQLFHTLFVADLLSDSRPIRLMPTTVLAMAHRDCDVGWFRPKLQFKMPTRVKHQIIALSTAPSDCKEPRAQGSDWMDYVWFQAPMTIKGFGK, encoded by the exons ATGATGCAGTTCGGAAACAACCCGGCGGGGACATTCAAAACCATGGCAGACGACTCGAATATATTAAAATCAACATCAAGCCCACATGGCTCGCTTGTAGGCAGCTCGATAACGAGGCGCCTGTCGTTTTCGTCAGAAAAAGATGCGATCACGTCAGAGGACCCGAACACGACGTCTGAAAAACAGACGTTACGAAGCGCTGCCGACGCCTCGGATTCGTGCGCACTGTCCGCGGAAGTCGCCACACAACTCTCCACAGAGGTGGTAAACACACGTTTGAAGGTGGGAAACGCATCGCAATTGAAAGATGTCTCACTGGAACATCGACTAAATCCTAAACGGCAAGTTGTGTACAACGCCGAGGACCAGGAAAACGCCGCGTTGCCCTCACCAGCCGCCCCTCCAG GTAACACCCAAGAAGGAGATGACCCTACTTTTCTTGCAACAAGTTTGCGAGATTCCAGTGTGACGGCCagtaaacaacattgtaacacaGAAGACATTGATTCTGAGCCGATGAGAAAAGCGCAGGACGAAGGCCGTGTGAACGTGGTTTTCCCTGGCACTGTGACCCAGGACGGCTGCTGCCGCTTTGTCAGCGAGATCCTCAAGTGCATTCTCTATCAGAGACAGCAACTTCCCATGACTTATGACCAGCTGGTGTACTCCCAGAAGAAACAGCAAGCCTCAATGCAG GATAAAGACATAATAAGTCGGAGGCCGGACATGGACTGGCGCAAGAGTCAACAGACCcttcaggagctggaggaggtgctgcagcagctggaagtGCTTTTCTCCCTTAGCAGGGTGCCCCGCGTGCTGCTGATATTGGGGGGGTCCCTCGTCCTCCCCAAAGAGCTCTATGAAATCAACATGGAGGCTCTGGTATTGGCTGGTGGAGATAAATCTTTACGCGTGTCTTCCTGCTTGAGGCAACTGTTCCACACTCTGTTCGTGGCTGACCTTTTGTCTGACAGCCGACCTATTCGTTTAATGCCCACCACAGTCTTGGCGATGGCTCACAGGGATTGCGATGTAGGCTGGTTCCGACCTAAACTACAATTTAAAATGCCAACCCGTGTAAAACACCAAATAATAGCTCTGTCTACTGCGCCCAGCGACTGTAAGGAACCAAGGGCACAGGGGTCCGACTGGATGGATTATGTGTGGTTTCAGGCGCCCATGACTATCAAGGGCTTTGGAAAGTGA
- the kif16bb gene encoding uncharacterized protein kif16bb: MASLRVAVRVRPLNKREKQFSSRVIIHMNGSSTSIRKPPSIQVDQQKNQDKTFAYDFSYDSTDPGGPTFISQERIFHDLGSGVLKAAFEGFNSCVFAYGQTGTGKSYTMMGHTGDKGLIPRICEGLFSEISHRGKSEAVSFRTEVSFLEIYNERVQDLLKKTKPTDGGLRVREHPRDGPYVENLSKLLVHNYSDMEALILLGNANRTTASTCMNDVSSRSHAIFTISFTQAWFDAEMPRETLSKIHLVDLAGSERADATCTTGTRLKEGANINKSLVTLGSVISALADLGVGGQSKKKKPTFIPYRDSVLTWLLKDSLGGNSLTTMIATVSPADVNYGETLSTLRYASRAKNIVNSPTVNEDCSVKVIRELKEEVTRLRRLLEEASQVSHGDPSSSVTVEEELHQNQTRVLALTKEWTCKWGETQSILQEETVALRKEGSGVVLGCQLPHLIGIDEDLLSTGIVLYYLKEGRTVIGSDESSCSQDIVLHGSGLLGKHCVLENRAGTVTLIPQDGALCSVNGSVVTDPCQLSQGDITQLGRGSLLRFNHPTEAAQLGDKRQRGLLSDFILNLTDPSKSAENLSEVMLQNPGRMREELNQQEVERRQVESMNQRDIKILSKENAGGLHQQSAGEKTTGTHLEETADGQMNLLVAETAEVPSCPTSPTIDRDRTAAAPGKSPVPHTRSEFDGDTLQGGTCPRDGPKQEGDLCHQSGPELSSTTTQSGAGVASYNEEGVWSGDGSLQQTRVLGPGDGCGTKPEGNANKIKGSMADCYKERPDSGGSSLGITSHLQSSASTGSTFVLPQTSTHSRLHEKPLSSQAACCPPEETSFKGQFGCGEMDEAGGLEEIPKACRTETAAATVQHSGLGSLVSRVSLIFQDAGRFLWSSRTVLQQVKEEGLQPVGARWSSHVVSVVRESYVLSVVKDSRVFSMVKGSFVFSLFKDSQIVSTVKDLSLIQHIQMELAKRIMPEEGAQMEIFSKAEDIPLMPEDICARNAAIRDLKLTQEQNMSSIEVQERTTDLLLEKHRKKDVTRAAEDKARTLENPRTVQTTNNVQIFCQTLIKFPASLLNLQTLPFVDLMDALRSIIPTSVLTCESIVALYWVNVANCSHPEPHPALLILAETGLFALSANFGLWLLFHHIPMFQLKEVQIGLADQSLRLMGATEESILGVYTHSQQLTKALCGGILAVIGPGDHTLPQHPLLHGDLTKLSFDWEACVPDLQLDAGLRVYSQFQKSLADLVYLLHCNMDQQAVTLAEVQILLYTGVRVCISPNSSTESLAQLLLTDTYLGLVQDNAVFHQTLPSVTIAPCRSQFHDLTLRRCSDVRCVLVHDEDEHGAVTVDVILAHVRGRSRPENPTKAATSPGQASNSSHHAEVWKLTLSCSSEAAFLINHLSNV; this comes from the exons ATGGCTTCACTGCGAGTAGCGGTCCGAGTCCGCCCTTTGAACAAACG AGAAAAGCAGTTTTCATCGAGGGTGATAATTCACATGAATGGCAGCTCCACATCTATTCGCAAG CCTCCCTCTATTCAAGTGGACCAACAGAAGAACCAAGACAAGACCTTTGCTTATGACTTCTCCTATGATTCAACGGACCCAGGAGGACCCACATTTATATCACAAGAGAGG ATTTTTCATGACTTGGGGTCTGGAGTCTTGAAAGCTGCATTTGAGGGCTTCAATTCCTGCGTGTTTGCTTATGGCCAAACCGGCACAGGAAAGTCCTACACCATGATGGGTCACACA GGGGATAAAGGTTTAATTCCACGAATCTGTGAAGGCTTGTTCTCCGAAATATCCCATAGAGGCAAGAGCGAAGCCGTGTCATTCCGCACAGAGGTCAG CTTTTTAGAGATCTATAATGAACGTGTGCAGGACCTTCTCAAGAAAACTAAACCCACAGATGGAGGCTTGAGAGTGAGAGAACACCCCCGCGATGGTCCCTACGTTGAGA ATCTGTCAAAGCTATTGGTACACAACTACAGTGACATGGAGGCCCTGATCCTTCTTGGAAATGCCAACCGCACCACAGCCAGCACGTGCATGAATGATGTCAGCAGCCGCTCCCACGCTATCTTCACCATCAGCTTCACCCAG GCCTGGTTTGATGCAGAGATGCCCCGCGAGACGCTGAGTAAGATCCACCTGGTGGACCTGGCAGGCAGCGAGAGAGCGGATGCCACATGCACCACAGGCACGAGACTGAAGGAAGGAGCCAACATCAACAAATCCCTGGTGACCCTGGGCAGTGTGATCTCAGCTCTGG CTGATCTCGGTGTGGGAGGACagtcaaaaaagaagaaaccgaCCTTCATTCCTTACAGGGACTCAGTGCTGACCTGGCTGCTGAAGGACAGCCTGGGTGGGAACTCTTTGACTACGATGATAGCAA CGGTCTCTCCCGCTGATGTGAACTACGGGGAGACCCTGAGCACGTTGCGCTATGCCAGCCGAGCTAAAAACATTGTGAACTCTCCCACCGTAAATGAAGACTGCAGCGTGAAGGTGATCAgagagctgaaggaggaggttACCAGGCTCAGGAGGCTACTAGAGGAAGCCAGTCAG GTTTCTCATGGGGATCCATCTTCCTCTGTGACTGTAGAGGAGGAGCTACATCAGAATCAGACACGG GTCCTCGCACTGACCAAGGAGTGGACCTGCAAATGGGGAGAGACTCAGAGTATTTTGCAG GAGGAGACTGTGGCTCTGAGGAAGGAGGGTAGTGGAGTGGTCCTGGGCTGCCAGTTACCGCATCTGATCGGCATTGATGAAGACCTGCTCAGCACTGGAATAGTCCTGTATTATTTGAAA GAGGGCAGAACAGTGATTGGGAGTGACGAATCATCATGCAGTCAGGATATTG TACTCCATGGGTCTGGGCTCCTCGGTAAACATTGTGTGCTTGAGAACCGGGCAGGGACCGTGACGCTGATCCCTCAGGATGGTGCACTGTGTTCAGTCAACGGCTCCGTGGTAACTGATCCCTGCCAGCTGTCTCAAG GTGACATCACACAGTTAGGAAGAGGAAGCTTGCTCCGGTTTAACCACCCGACTGAGGCCGCCCAGCTCGGAGACAAACGGCAG AGAGGGCTGCTTTCTGACTTTATCCTGAACTTGACTGACCCGTCCAAGTCTGCTGAGAATCTGTCCGAGGTGATGCTGCAAAACCCAGG GAGGATGAGAGAGGAGCTCAATCAGCAGGAGGTGGAAAGGCGGCAAGTTGAAAGCATGAACCAACGCGACATCAAAATACTTTCAAAGGAAAACGCCGGGGGTCTCCATCAACAGAGCGCAGGAGAGAAGACCACGGGGACACATCTGGAGGAGACTGCCGATGG CCAGATGAATTTGCTGGTTGCAGAGACGGCTGAAGTGCCGAGCTGTCCTACCTCCCCTACAATAGACCGGGACAGGACTGCA GCCGCGCCTGGAAAATCTCCCGTCCCTCACACTAGATCTGAGTTCGATGGAGACACACTACAGGGTGGGACATGCCCCAGAGATGGCCCGAAGCAGGAGGGGGACTTGTGTCATCAATCAGGGCCCGAGCTTTCCTCCACGACCACTCAGAGTGGAGCGGGAGTTGCAAGCTATAACGAAGAAGGGGTTTGGTCAGGGGATGGCAGCCTCCAGCAGACAAGAGTCCTGGGCCCGGGTGATGGATGTGGCACAAAGCCAGAGGGGAATGCTAACAAGATCAAAGGCAGCATGGCTGACTGCTACAAGGAGAGACCCGACTCTGGTGGGAGCTCATTAGGCATCACGTCCCACCTGCAGAGCAGTGCCAGCACTGGCTCCACGTTTGTCCTCCCACAGACCAGCACTCATTCTCGGCTCCACGAAAAGCCTCTTAGCAGTCAGGCAGCATGCTGTCCCCCCGAGGAAACCTCTTTCAAGGGCCAGTTTGGTTGTGGAGAGATGGATGAAGCTGGTGGTTTGGAAGAGATCCCGAAAGCGTGCAGGACTGAGACTGCAGCAGCCACAGTTCAACACTCGGGGCTGGGTTCTTTGGTCAGCAGAGTTTCTTTGATTTTCCAAGATGCCGGTCGTTTCCTGTGGAGCTCTCGCACAGTATTGCAGCAGGTCAAGGAAGAGGGACTACAGCCCGTCGGGGCCCGCTGGTCCAGCCATGTTGTCTCTGTGGTCAGGGAAAGTTATGTTCTGTCTGTAGTGAAGGACAGCCGGGTCTTCTCCATGGTGAAAGGGAgctttgtcttctctctctttaaGGATAGTCAGATAGTTTCCACGGTGAAAGATCTATCTCTTATACAGCACATCCAGATGGAGTTGGCTAAAAGGATAATGCCTGAAGAGGGAGCTCAGATGGAAATCTTTAGCAAGGCAGAGGACATACCACTAATGCCAGAAGATATCTGTGCAAGGAATGCTGCAATCAGAGATCTGAAGTTGACACAAGAGCAAAACATGTCTTCTATTGAAGTACAGGAACGCACTACAGATCTGTTGCTGGAAAAACACAGGAAGAAAGATGTTACCCGCGCAGCCGAGGACAAAGCCAGGACATTAGAGAACCCGAGGACTGTGCAAACCACAAACAATGTCCAAATCTTCTGTCAAACATTGATCAAATTTCCAGCTTCCCTTTTAAACTTGCAAACATTACCATTTGTTGACCTGATGGATGCTTTACGGTCCATCATCCCCACCTCAGTGCTCACCTGCGAGAGTATTGTAGCTCTCTATTGGGTTAATGTTGCTAACTGCAGCCATCCTGAGCCGCATCCTGCCCTCCTGATCCTGGCGGAGACCGGCCTCTTCGCCCTGAGCGCCAATTTTGGGCTCTGGCTTTTGTTCCATCACATCCCCATGTTCCAGCTGAAAGAGGTGCAGATAGGCTTAGCAGACCAGAGTCTGCGTTTGATGGGTGCCACGGAGGAGAGCATCCTGGGGGTCTACACACACAGCCAGCAGCTTACCAAGGCGCTTTGCGGGGGCATACTTGCTGTCATCGGCCCCGGGGACCACACGTTGCCTCAGCACCCACTGCTCCATGGAGACTTGACGAAGTTGTCTTTCGACTGGGAGGCCTGCGTACCGGACCTGCAGCTGGATGCTGGTTTAAGGGTTTACAGCCAGTTTCAGAAAAGTCTTGCCGATCTGGTTTATCTTCTTCATTGTAACATGGATCAACAAGCCGTGACCCTGGCAGAGGTGCAGATCCTACTGTACACCGGTGTAAGGGTATGCATCAGccccaacagcagcacagagtcTCTGGCACAGCTTTTACTCACTGACACGTACCTCGGTCTGGTGCAGGACAACGCTGTCTTTCATCAGACTCTTCCCTCAGTCACCATCGCACCCTGCCGTTCCCAATTCCATGACTTAACGCTGCGTCGGTGCTCGGATGTGCGTTGCGTGCTGGTGCACGATGAAGACGAGCATGGCGCTGTCACCGTGGATGTGATCCTGGCCCATGTGAGGGGCAGGAGTCGCCCTGAAAACCCCACTAAGGCCGCTACCTCACCTGGACAAGCTTCAAATTCATCTCATCATGCAGAAGTGTGGAAATTAACTCTCAGTTGCTCCTCTGAAGCGGCCTTCCTGATTAATCACTTGTCAAATGTCTGA